One genomic region from Bubalus bubalis isolate 160015118507 breed Murrah chromosome 24, NDDB_SH_1, whole genome shotgun sequence encodes:
- the CCDC78 gene encoding coiled-coil domain-containing protein 78 isoform X6 has translation MEHVAAPGPPPRATENVLPRAEAWLPGVPGGAPAWATNLGTELPSDLEVCKELVDLQIKNQRLQEQHDAEIFELKTEVLWLKSRMLELELQGAQAAPAEADPRHHPALAQELGHKAGGQGHSYRRRLQVTGSAQQEAQSTDFLTPENKQQELGDGTGVQPPSPKLPAEAKRVQEQHGAQQKALETCVAALGRQLQGAWEEARTAGQRLAAQTVVLSSCRGQLHQAEAENARLQLQLKKLNEAYAIRLQHCAQTVAGYADGAGPKPTAAALRTFLETTLEDIRAAHHSREQQLARAARFYRKCLADLSRRHEELLTAHRAPGTPRAAFGAAPSDVALLPLSTVTESTHQTEDQARMEKQLQKLKAQKGSSEVSQGGTLEPQGLEAASWAQIHQNLQEFARGTQSWSGSGHSCWSAPRWQRSSFLSYRSMWTSTWEGTSRRS, from the exons ATGGAGCATGTGGCAGCCCCAGGGCCCCCTCCTCGGGCCACTGAGAAT GTTCTGCCACGGGCCGAGGCCTGGCTGCCAGGAGTCCCTGGGGGTGCCCCAGCCTGGGCCACCAACCTTGGGACAGAGCTTCCCTCAGACCTAGAG GTCTGCAAGGAGCTGGTCGACCTGCAGATCAAAAACCAGCGCCTGCAGGAGCAGCACGATGCTGAAATCTTTGAGCTGAAGACTGAG GTCCTGTGGCTGAAGAGCCGCATGCTGGAGCTGGAACTGCAGGGAGCGCAGGCGGCCCCCGCAGAGGCTGATCCAAGGCACCACCCGGCCCTGGCACAGGAGCTTGGGCACAAGGCCGGGGGGCAGGGACACTCCTACCGTCGCAGACTCCAGGTCACCGGGAgtgcacagcaggag GCACAGTCCACAGACTTCCTGACCCCCGAGAATAAGCAACAGGAGCTGGGGGATGGCACAGGTGTGCAGCCACCCAGCCCGAAG CTGCCGGCAGAGGCAAAGCGGGTGCAGGAGCAGCACGGGGCTCAGCAGAAGGCCCTGGAGACGTGTGT GGCAGCCCTGGGCCGGCAgctgcagggagcctgggaggaGGCCAGGACAGCTGGGCAGCGACTGGCTGCACAAACCGTG gtGTTGTCTTCCTGCCGGGGCCAGCTCCACCAGGCTGAGGCAGAGAACGCCCGGCTGCAGCTGCAACTCAAGAAGCTGAACGAGGCGTATGCCATCCGACTGCAGCACTGCGCCCAAACCGTGGCC GGATACGCAGATGGCGCAGGCCCGAAGCCCACAGCCGCAGCCCTTCGGACATTCCTGGAGACCACTCTGGAGGACATTAGGGCAGCTCATCACAGCCGTGAGCAGCAGCTAGCCCGGGCTGCCCGCTTCTACCGCAAGTGCCTGGCAGATCTGAGCCGGAGGCATGAGGAGCTGCTGACCGCCCACAG AGCCCCGGGGACCCCCAGGGCTGCCTTTGGTGCGGCCCCCTCAGATGTGGCGCTGCTGCCCCTGAGCACAGTCACTGAATCCACCCACCAGACAGAGGACCAGGCCAGGATGGAGAAGCAGCTCCAGAAGCTCAAGGCCCAG AAGGGATCCAGTGAAGTCTCCCAGGGGGGCACATTAGAGCCACA GGGCCTGGAAGCTGCGTCCTGGGCCCAGATCCACCAGAATCTACAGGAGTTCGCCCGTGGCACCCAG AGCTGGAGCGGGAGCGGGCACAGCTGCTGGTCCGCGCCACGATGGCAGAGGAGCAGCTTTCTGAGCTACAGGAGTATGTGGACCAGCACCTGGGAAG GTACAAGCAGGAGATCCTGA
- the CCDC78 gene encoding coiled-coil domain-containing protein 78 isoform X10, with protein sequence MEHVAAPGPPPRATENVLPRAEAWLPGVPGGAPAWATNLGTELPSDLEVCKELVDLQIKNQRLQEQHDAEIFELKTEVLWLKSRMLELELQGAQAAPAEADPRHHPALAQELGHKAGGQGHSYRRRLQVTGSAQQEAQSTDFLTPENKQQELGDGTGVQPPSPKLPAEAKRVQEQHGAQQKALETCVAALGRQLQGAWEEARTAGQRLAAQTVVLSSCRGQLHQAEAENARLQLQLKKLNEAYAIRLQHCAQTVAGYADGAGPKPTAAALRTFLETTLEDIRAAHHSREQQLARAARFYRKCLADLSRRHEELLTAHRGLEAASWAQIHQNLQEFARGTQAELERERAQLLVRATMAEEQLSELQEYVDQHLGRYKQEILRLRKLVGTGDPWKVGAIPSDKPQHPRTCSH encoded by the exons ATGGAGCATGTGGCAGCCCCAGGGCCCCCTCCTCGGGCCACTGAGAAT GTTCTGCCACGGGCCGAGGCCTGGCTGCCAGGAGTCCCTGGGGGTGCCCCAGCCTGGGCCACCAACCTTGGGACAGAGCTTCCCTCAGACCTAGAG GTCTGCAAGGAGCTGGTCGACCTGCAGATCAAAAACCAGCGCCTGCAGGAGCAGCACGATGCTGAAATCTTTGAGCTGAAGACTGAG GTCCTGTGGCTGAAGAGCCGCATGCTGGAGCTGGAACTGCAGGGAGCGCAGGCGGCCCCCGCAGAGGCTGATCCAAGGCACCACCCGGCCCTGGCACAGGAGCTTGGGCACAAGGCCGGGGGGCAGGGACACTCCTACCGTCGCAGACTCCAGGTCACCGGGAgtgcacagcaggag GCACAGTCCACAGACTTCCTGACCCCCGAGAATAAGCAACAGGAGCTGGGGGATGGCACAGGTGTGCAGCCACCCAGCCCGAAG CTGCCGGCAGAGGCAAAGCGGGTGCAGGAGCAGCACGGGGCTCAGCAGAAGGCCCTGGAGACGTGTGT GGCAGCCCTGGGCCGGCAgctgcagggagcctgggaggaGGCCAGGACAGCTGGGCAGCGACTGGCTGCACAAACCGTG gtGTTGTCTTCCTGCCGGGGCCAGCTCCACCAGGCTGAGGCAGAGAACGCCCGGCTGCAGCTGCAACTCAAGAAGCTGAACGAGGCGTATGCCATCCGACTGCAGCACTGCGCCCAAACCGTGGCC GGATACGCAGATGGCGCAGGCCCGAAGCCCACAGCCGCAGCCCTTCGGACATTCCTGGAGACCACTCTGGAGGACATTAGGGCAGCTCATCACAGCCGTGAGCAGCAGCTAGCCCGGGCTGCCCGCTTCTACCGCAAGTGCCTGGCAGATCTGAGCCGGAGGCATGAGGAGCTGCTGACCGCCCACAG GGGCCTGGAAGCTGCGTCCTGGGCCCAGATCCACCAGAATCTACAGGAGTTCGCCCGTGGCACCCAG GCAGAGCTGGAGCGGGAGCGGGCACAGCTGCTGGTCCGCGCCACGATGGCAGAGGAGCAGCTTTCTGAGCTACAGGAGTATGTGGACCAGCACCTGGGAAG GTACAAGCAGGAGATCCTGAGGCTGAGAAAGCTGGTGGGTACAGGGGACCCCTGGAAAGTGGGGGCCATACCTTCAGACAAGCCCCAGCACCCAAGGACCTGCAGCCACTAA
- the CCDC78 gene encoding coiled-coil domain-containing protein 78 isoform X9 encodes MCAQVWHPEGMWGGVQVLWLKSRMLELELQGAQAAPAEADPRHHPALAQELGHKAGGQGHSYRRRLQVTGSAQQEAQSTDFLTPENKQQELGDGTGVQPPSPKLPAEAKRVQEQHGAQQKALETCVAALGRQLQGAWEEARTAGQRLAAQTVVLSSCRGQLHQAEAENARLQLQLKKLNEAYAIRLQHCAQTVAGYADGAGPKPTAAALRTFLETTLEDIRAAHHSREQQLARAARFYRKCLADLSRRHEELLTAHRAPGTPRAAFGAAPSDVALLPLSTVTESTHQTEDQARMEKQLQKLKAQKGSSEVSQGGTLEPQGLEAASWAQIHQNLQEFARGTQAELERERAQLLVRATMAEEQLSELQEYVDQHLGRYKQEILRLRKLVGTGDPWKVGAIPSDKPQHPRTCSH; translated from the exons ATGTGTGCCCAGGTGTGGCATCCCGAGGGCATGTGGGGGGGGGTACAG GTCCTGTGGCTGAAGAGCCGCATGCTGGAGCTGGAACTGCAGGGAGCGCAGGCGGCCCCCGCAGAGGCTGATCCAAGGCACCACCCGGCCCTGGCACAGGAGCTTGGGCACAAGGCCGGGGGGCAGGGACACTCCTACCGTCGCAGACTCCAGGTCACCGGGAgtgcacagcaggag GCACAGTCCACAGACTTCCTGACCCCCGAGAATAAGCAACAGGAGCTGGGGGATGGCACAGGTGTGCAGCCACCCAGCCCGAAG CTGCCGGCAGAGGCAAAGCGGGTGCAGGAGCAGCACGGGGCTCAGCAGAAGGCCCTGGAGACGTGTGT GGCAGCCCTGGGCCGGCAgctgcagggagcctgggaggaGGCCAGGACAGCTGGGCAGCGACTGGCTGCACAAACCGTG gtGTTGTCTTCCTGCCGGGGCCAGCTCCACCAGGCTGAGGCAGAGAACGCCCGGCTGCAGCTGCAACTCAAGAAGCTGAACGAGGCGTATGCCATCCGACTGCAGCACTGCGCCCAAACCGTGGCC GGATACGCAGATGGCGCAGGCCCGAAGCCCACAGCCGCAGCCCTTCGGACATTCCTGGAGACCACTCTGGAGGACATTAGGGCAGCTCATCACAGCCGTGAGCAGCAGCTAGCCCGGGCTGCCCGCTTCTACCGCAAGTGCCTGGCAGATCTGAGCCGGAGGCATGAGGAGCTGCTGACCGCCCACAG AGCCCCGGGGACCCCCAGGGCTGCCTTTGGTGCGGCCCCCTCAGATGTGGCGCTGCTGCCCCTGAGCACAGTCACTGAATCCACCCACCAGACAGAGGACCAGGCCAGGATGGAGAAGCAGCTCCAGAAGCTCAAGGCCCAG AAGGGATCCAGTGAAGTCTCCCAGGGGGGCACATTAGAGCCACA GGGCCTGGAAGCTGCGTCCTGGGCCCAGATCCACCAGAATCTACAGGAGTTCGCCCGTGGCACCCAG GCAGAGCTGGAGCGGGAGCGGGCACAGCTGCTGGTCCGCGCCACGATGGCAGAGGAGCAGCTTTCTGAGCTACAGGAGTATGTGGACCAGCACCTGGGAAG GTACAAGCAGGAGATCCTGAGGCTGAGAAAGCTGGTGGGTACAGGGGACCCCTGGAAAGTGGGGGCCATACCTTCAGACAAGCCCCAGCACCCAAGGACCTGCAGCCACTAA
- the CCDC78 gene encoding coiled-coil domain-containing protein 78 isoform X8, translating to MEHVAAPGPPPRATENVLPRAEAWLPGVPGGAPAWATNLGTELPSDLEVCKELVDLQIKNQRLQEQHDAEIFELKTEVLWLKSRMLELELQGAQAAPAEADPRHHPALAQELGHKAGGQGHSYRRRLQVTGSAQQEAQSTDFLTPENKQQELGDGTGVQPPSPKLPAEAKRVQEQHGAQQKALETCVAALGRQLQGAWEEARTAGQRLAAQTVVLSSCRGQLHQAEAENARLQLQLKKLNEAYAIRLQHCAQTVAGYADGAGPKPTAAALRTFLETTLEDIRAAHHSREQQLARAARFYRKCLADLSRRHEELLTAHRQRTRPGWRSSSRSSRPRGLEAASWAQIHQNLQEFARGTQAELERERAQLLVRATMAEEQLSELQEYVDQHLGRYKQEILRLRKLVGTGDPWKVGAIPSDKPQHPRTCSH from the exons ATGGAGCATGTGGCAGCCCCAGGGCCCCCTCCTCGGGCCACTGAGAAT GTTCTGCCACGGGCCGAGGCCTGGCTGCCAGGAGTCCCTGGGGGTGCCCCAGCCTGGGCCACCAACCTTGGGACAGAGCTTCCCTCAGACCTAGAG GTCTGCAAGGAGCTGGTCGACCTGCAGATCAAAAACCAGCGCCTGCAGGAGCAGCACGATGCTGAAATCTTTGAGCTGAAGACTGAG GTCCTGTGGCTGAAGAGCCGCATGCTGGAGCTGGAACTGCAGGGAGCGCAGGCGGCCCCCGCAGAGGCTGATCCAAGGCACCACCCGGCCCTGGCACAGGAGCTTGGGCACAAGGCCGGGGGGCAGGGACACTCCTACCGTCGCAGACTCCAGGTCACCGGGAgtgcacagcaggag GCACAGTCCACAGACTTCCTGACCCCCGAGAATAAGCAACAGGAGCTGGGGGATGGCACAGGTGTGCAGCCACCCAGCCCGAAG CTGCCGGCAGAGGCAAAGCGGGTGCAGGAGCAGCACGGGGCTCAGCAGAAGGCCCTGGAGACGTGTGT GGCAGCCCTGGGCCGGCAgctgcagggagcctgggaggaGGCCAGGACAGCTGGGCAGCGACTGGCTGCACAAACCGTG gtGTTGTCTTCCTGCCGGGGCCAGCTCCACCAGGCTGAGGCAGAGAACGCCCGGCTGCAGCTGCAACTCAAGAAGCTGAACGAGGCGTATGCCATCCGACTGCAGCACTGCGCCCAAACCGTGGCC GGATACGCAGATGGCGCAGGCCCGAAGCCCACAGCCGCAGCCCTTCGGACATTCCTGGAGACCACTCTGGAGGACATTAGGGCAGCTCATCACAGCCGTGAGCAGCAGCTAGCCCGGGCTGCCCGCTTCTACCGCAAGTGCCTGGCAGATCTGAGCCGGAGGCATGAGGAGCTGCTGACCGCCCACAG ACAGAGGACCAGGCCAGGATGGAGAAGCAGCTCCAGAAGCTCAAGGCCCAG GGGCCTGGAAGCTGCGTCCTGGGCCCAGATCCACCAGAATCTACAGGAGTTCGCCCGTGGCACCCAG GCAGAGCTGGAGCGGGAGCGGGCACAGCTGCTGGTCCGCGCCACGATGGCAGAGGAGCAGCTTTCTGAGCTACAGGAGTATGTGGACCAGCACCTGGGAAG GTACAAGCAGGAGATCCTGAGGCTGAGAAAGCTGGTGGGTACAGGGGACCCCTGGAAAGTGGGGGCCATACCTTCAGACAAGCCCCAGCACCCAAGGACCTGCAGCCACTAA
- the CCDC78 gene encoding coiled-coil domain-containing protein 78 isoform X4: MEHVAAPGPPPRATENVLPRAEAWLPGVPGGAPAWATNLGTELPSDLEVCKELVDLQIKNQRLQEQHDAEIFELKTEVLWLKSRMLELELQGAQAAPAEADPRHHPALAQELGHKAGGQGHSYRRRLQVTGSAQQEAQSTDFLTPENKQQELGDGTGVQPPSPKLPAEAKRVQEQHGAQQKALETCVAALGRQLQGAWEEARTAGQRLAAQTVVLSSCRGQLHQAEAENARLQLQLKKLNEAYAIRLQHCAQTVAGYADGAGPKPTAAALRTFLETTLEDIRAAHHSREQQLARAARFYRKCLADLSRRHEELLTAHRAPGTPRAAFGAAPSDVALLPLSTVTESTHQTEDQARMEKQLQKLKAQKGSSEVSQGGTLEPQGLEAASWAQIHQNLQEFARGTQAELERERAQLLVRATMAEEQLSELQEYKQEILRLRKLVGTGDPWKVGAIPSDKPQHPRTCSH, encoded by the exons ATGGAGCATGTGGCAGCCCCAGGGCCCCCTCCTCGGGCCACTGAGAAT GTTCTGCCACGGGCCGAGGCCTGGCTGCCAGGAGTCCCTGGGGGTGCCCCAGCCTGGGCCACCAACCTTGGGACAGAGCTTCCCTCAGACCTAGAG GTCTGCAAGGAGCTGGTCGACCTGCAGATCAAAAACCAGCGCCTGCAGGAGCAGCACGATGCTGAAATCTTTGAGCTGAAGACTGAG GTCCTGTGGCTGAAGAGCCGCATGCTGGAGCTGGAACTGCAGGGAGCGCAGGCGGCCCCCGCAGAGGCTGATCCAAGGCACCACCCGGCCCTGGCACAGGAGCTTGGGCACAAGGCCGGGGGGCAGGGACACTCCTACCGTCGCAGACTCCAGGTCACCGGGAgtgcacagcaggag GCACAGTCCACAGACTTCCTGACCCCCGAGAATAAGCAACAGGAGCTGGGGGATGGCACAGGTGTGCAGCCACCCAGCCCGAAG CTGCCGGCAGAGGCAAAGCGGGTGCAGGAGCAGCACGGGGCTCAGCAGAAGGCCCTGGAGACGTGTGT GGCAGCCCTGGGCCGGCAgctgcagggagcctgggaggaGGCCAGGACAGCTGGGCAGCGACTGGCTGCACAAACCGTG gtGTTGTCTTCCTGCCGGGGCCAGCTCCACCAGGCTGAGGCAGAGAACGCCCGGCTGCAGCTGCAACTCAAGAAGCTGAACGAGGCGTATGCCATCCGACTGCAGCACTGCGCCCAAACCGTGGCC GGATACGCAGATGGCGCAGGCCCGAAGCCCACAGCCGCAGCCCTTCGGACATTCCTGGAGACCACTCTGGAGGACATTAGGGCAGCTCATCACAGCCGTGAGCAGCAGCTAGCCCGGGCTGCCCGCTTCTACCGCAAGTGCCTGGCAGATCTGAGCCGGAGGCATGAGGAGCTGCTGACCGCCCACAG AGCCCCGGGGACCCCCAGGGCTGCCTTTGGTGCGGCCCCCTCAGATGTGGCGCTGCTGCCCCTGAGCACAGTCACTGAATCCACCCACCAGACAGAGGACCAGGCCAGGATGGAGAAGCAGCTCCAGAAGCTCAAGGCCCAG AAGGGATCCAGTGAAGTCTCCCAGGGGGGCACATTAGAGCCACA GGGCCTGGAAGCTGCGTCCTGGGCCCAGATCCACCAGAATCTACAGGAGTTCGCCCGTGGCACCCAG GCAGAGCTGGAGCGGGAGCGGGCACAGCTGCTGGTCCGCGCCACGATGGCAGAGGAGCAGCTTTCTGAGCTACAGGA GTACAAGCAGGAGATCCTGAGGCTGAGAAAGCTGGTGGGTACAGGGGACCCCTGGAAAGTGGGGGCCATACCTTCAGACAAGCCCCAGCACCCAAGGACCTGCAGCCACTAA